From the Leptospira biflexa serovar Patoc strain 'Patoc 1 (Paris)' genome, one window contains:
- a CDS encoding diguanylate cyclase, producing MTKSHTSPRPVHGKRIEDTIMDLLEEDPNQESQLISKLELSHPHLKDRSLLYSTVLKVLTSLELIESEAMDVWHAVLENQTKLSECLKRPVGFRVALLDFFTNQNQKIKNPKIIELRLYSETEKLILVDELTRLYNRRHFETALLREFKQSTRYNLNLSLLIIDIDDFKKINDTYGHLMGDEILKQIASKISTSLRMEDTACRIGGEEFAIIFPQSNESQALKAAEKLLEACRTIQISGKPVTISGGLVSYPEKVKRCEDMYDLADRALYTAKDTGKNQIIVYSNEKRSSLRFETNLELFCVLPNKTIRSISKNISITGIAFETEDDLSLNDSIPVLLRESDSNHEINAKIKVVRKQKIGEKSYSVGAEFVELSNESQTKLADLYLLHQFKAKSPMGAVV from the coding sequence ATGACCAAATCTCATACTTCTCCAAGGCCTGTGCATGGCAAACGCATTGAAGATACCATCATGGATCTTTTAGAAGAAGATCCGAACCAGGAAAGCCAACTCATCTCAAAATTAGAATTGAGCCATCCTCATCTCAAAGATAGATCACTTCTGTATTCGACAGTTCTGAAAGTACTCACCTCTCTTGAATTGATCGAATCTGAGGCGATGGACGTTTGGCATGCAGTTTTAGAGAACCAAACCAAACTCTCCGAATGTTTAAAAAGACCTGTCGGATTTCGTGTTGCCTTATTAGATTTTTTTACAAACCAAAACCAAAAAATCAAAAACCCTAAAATCATAGAACTTCGATTGTATTCAGAAACGGAAAAACTGATCTTAGTGGATGAACTCACAAGGCTTTACAATCGTCGGCATTTTGAAACTGCTCTTCTTCGTGAATTCAAACAATCCACTCGTTACAACCTAAACCTTTCGCTCCTTATCATTGATATTGATGATTTCAAAAAAATCAATGATACCTATGGACATTTGATGGGTGATGAAATCTTAAAACAAATTGCTAGTAAAATCTCTACCAGTTTACGAATGGAAGATACTGCGTGTCGTATTGGTGGGGAAGAATTTGCCATCATCTTCCCACAATCAAACGAATCACAAGCTCTCAAAGCCGCCGAAAAATTATTAGAAGCATGTCGCACGATTCAAATTAGTGGGAAACCTGTCACGATCAGTGGAGGACTTGTCTCCTATCCTGAAAAGGTAAAACGTTGCGAAGATATGTATGATTTAGCCGATCGAGCCTTGTACACTGCAAAAGACACAGGCAAAAATCAAATCATCGTGTATTCCAATGAAAAACGAAGTAGTCTCCGATTTGAAACCAATTTGGAATTGTTTTGTGTCCTACCAAATAAAACCATTCGATCGATTTCCAAAAATATATCCATCACTGGCATTGCCTTCGAAACGGAAGATGATTTATCTTTGAACGATTCCATTCCTGTTTTACTACGCGAATCAGACTCGAATCACGAAATCAATGCGAAGATCAAAGTGGTGAGAAAACAAAAAATTGGTGAAAAGAGTTATAGTGTAGGAGCGGAATTCGTGGAACTTTCCAACGAATCCCAAACCAAACTAGCTGATTTATATCTACTACACCAATTTAAAGCAAAGAGCCCAATGGGTGCAGTAGTTTAA
- a CDS encoding rhodanese-like domain-containing protein, whose amino-acid sequence MKTFVIVGVIIGFLFVFVKKIQSKGDKQMVQEWIQSGAVVVDVRTKSEFAEGHFPGSINIPVDVLPNELGAIKNKQSKIVVYCRSGARSERAKQILTASGYSSVINAGGLGDMPNSR is encoded by the coding sequence ATGAAAACATTTGTAATTGTGGGAGTGATCATTGGATTCCTCTTTGTTTTCGTGAAAAAGATTCAATCCAAAGGAGATAAACAAATGGTGCAAGAATGGATCCAAAGTGGAGCGGTAGTTGTGGACGTTCGAACAAAATCAGAATTTGCGGAAGGCCATTTCCCAGGTTCGATCAATATTCCGGTCGATGTGTTACCAAATGAGCTTGGTGCAATTAAAAACAAACAATCCAAAATTGTGGTTTATTGCCGTTCCGGAGCACGGAGTGAAAGGGCAAAACAAATTTTGACTGCGAGTGGTTACTCTTCTGTCATCAATGCTGGTGGTTTAGGAGATATGCCTAATTCTCGTTAA